One region of Miscanthus floridulus cultivar M001 chromosome 19, ASM1932011v1, whole genome shotgun sequence genomic DNA includes:
- the LOC136528794 gene encoding uncharacterized protein At2g39910-like isoform X2, with product MPHAAATAAAALPRTALLTISAPLRDSLAAAPYEPPAGSSASVKSLLASLLPSPSPPPPPPQAQAPAGKEAGDLLLFCAAVLAASPEYPALHWVPAGLAGAAAAAVKEMAAAGGWGSVGEMVVAVAPEVVPPLKAVVKDSCVDADSDEIGAVKPPKEHAAVAAHQFRWLVSQVSYPKLRDLCWLVIPCALTTLDHWSPEVKEQGMVSFVHIAKNVKVTELSLYEDAILDACCQNIPVDDQLWYQVIEVSVLLLTCTQRSNPRSPWYDRMLSEMLGHLERQPLNKERRVAWLTLIGPVFNAMGLFLLAHFRRLFSLFFQWMHTDDDKTVLLTLKQIHAIIKLTWIRKSPYTLRLVDELVLLYKESATRSNREVMRGHILEILVLLQKCH from the exons ATGCctcacgccgccgccaccgccgccgcggcgctCCCCCGCACCGCTCTGCTCACTATCTCCGCGCCGCTCCGTGACTCGCTCGCCGCGGCGCCGTACGAGCCCCCCGCGGGCTCATCCGCCTCCGTCAAGTCCCTCCTTGCCTCCCTCCTCCCTTCGCCTtcccctcccccgcccccgccccaggCCCAGGCGCCGGCGGGAAAGGAGGCCGGGGACCTCCTCCTCTTCTGCGCCGCCGTCCTCGCGGCCTCTCCGGAGTACCCCGCCCTGCACTGGGTCCCGGCGGGCCTCGcgggcgcggccgccgccgcggtgaaggagatggcggcggcgggaggTTGGGGCAGCGTCGGGGAGATGGTGGTGGCCGTGGCGCCGGAGGTGGTGCCTCCTCTCAAGGCCGTGGTGAAGGACTCGTGCGTTGACGCTGACAGCGACGAGATTGGCGCTGTGAAGCCGCCCAAGGAGCACGCTGCGGTCGCCGCGCACCAGTTCCGGTGGCTGGTGTCTCAG GTAAGTTACCCTAAGCTTAGGGATTTGTGTTGGTTAGTCATTCCATGTGCCCTGACAACCTTGGATCATTGGTCGCCAGAAGTTAAG GAACAAGGAATGGTTAGTTTTGTACACATAGcgaagaatgtgaaagtgacggAATTAAGTTTGTACGAAGACGCCATACTTGACGCGTGCTGCCAGAACATTCCTGTGGATGATCAGTTATGGTACCAGGTTATTGAGGTATCTGTGCTGTTGCTGACATGCACTCAGCGGAGCAATCCCCGTAGTCCTTG GTATGATCGAATGCTTAGTGAGATGTTGGGCCACCTGGAACGGCAGCCACTAAATAAAGAGCGCCGTGTTGCGTGGCTGACCCTTATCGGGCCAGTTTTCAATGCTATGGGCCTCTTCCTATTGGCACATTTTCGCCGCCTTTTCTCACTCTTTTTCCAATGGATGCACACTGATGATGATAAAACAGTTCTTCTG ACTTTAAAGCAAATCCATGCCATTATCAAGCTTACCTGGATCAGGAAGTCACCTTATACTTTAAG ACTGGTGGACGAGCTTGTTCTATTATATAAAGAATCAGCGACAAGGAGCAACCGTGAAGTCATGCGAGGTCATATCCTGGAGATACTTGTACTGCTTCAGAA GTGCCACTAG
- the LOC136528795 gene encoding acetylajmalan esterase-like translates to MAMASSASALLLAVSLAALHLCCRHGQGADAGHGITAIYSLGDSITDTGNLVMEAPPGMFETIMHLPYGVTFGYPTGRYSDGLLMIDFLAQDLGLPFLNPYLGKNKSFDHGVNFAVAGATAVDPADQYNLTVPVPVASNSLKVQLRWFKDFLKYTFGIDREIRRRLQKSLVLVGEIGGNDYNYAFSRDKPVAEVEKLIPGVVKTIIDAAKEVLDMGASRVIVPGNFPIGCVPGYLAMNAAKSEPADYDSAGCLRELNDFAAKHNSRLRRAVADLQASYPHAAVAYADYFDSFLTLLHNASTLGFDAASTRKACCGGGGGEYNFDWRRMCGFDGAAACAEPSTYLSWDGIHMTQAAYRAMSRLIYHGKYLQPQILSFPEKYGQT, encoded by the exons ATGGCCATGGCTTCCTCTGCGTCAGCTCTCCTTCTGGCGGTCTCCCTCGCCGCTCTGCACTTGTGCTGCCGCCATGGGCAGGGTGCCGATGCCGGCCATGGCATCACTGCCATCTACAGCCTCGGCGACTCCATCACTGACACGGGGAACCTCGTCATGGAGGCGCCTCCGGGCATGTTTGAGACCATCATGCACCTCCCTTACGGCGTCACGTTCGGGTACCCGACTGGGCGGTACTCTGACGGCCTCCTCATGATCGACTTCCTGG CCCAGGACCTGGGTCTCCCGTTCCTGAACCCGTACCTGGGCAAGAACAAGAGCTTCGACCACGGCGTCAACTTCGCCGTCGCCGGAGCCACCGCCGTGGACCCGGCCGACCAGTACAACCTCACCGTCCCCGTGCCGGTCGCCTCCAACTCGCTCAAGGTGCAGCTCCGGTGGTTCAAGGACTTCCTCAAGTACACCTTCGGCATCGATCGAG AGATACGCAGACGGCTTCAGAAGTCTCTGGTTTTGGTCGGGGAGATCGGTGGAAACGACTACAACTACGCCTTCTCTCGGGACAAGCCGGTGGCCGAGGTGGAGAAGCTCATCCCGGGGGTTGTAAAGACCATCATCGACGCCGCCAAGGAGGTGCTGGACATGGGCGCCAGCCGAGTCATCGTCCCGGGCAACTTCCCCATCGGCTGCGTGCCGGGGTACCTGGCCATGAACGCCGCCAAGTCGGAGCCCGCCGACTACGACTCGGCGGGGTGCCTCCGGGAGCTGAACGACTTCGCCGCCAAGCACAACTCGCGGCTCCGGCGCGCCGTCGCTGACCTGCAGGCGTCGTACCCGCACGCCGCCGTCGCCTACGCCGACTACTTCGACTCCTTCCTCACCCTCCTCCACAACGCCTCCACGCTCG GTTTCGACGCGGCGAGCACGCGCAAggcctgctgcggcggcggcggcggcgagtacAACTTCGACTGGCGGCGGATGTGCGGCTTCGACGGGGCGGCGGCGTGCGCGGAGCCGTCCACGTACCTGAGCTGGGACGGGATACACATGACGCAGGCGGCGTACAGGGCCATGTCCAGGCTCATCTACCACGGCAAGTACCTGCAGCCGCAGATACTGAGCTTCCCGGAGAAATATGGCCAGACGTAG
- the LOC136529614 gene encoding uncharacterized protein, producing the protein MRIRDTGMAIDLLHIHRILSTLLEIKGIIIAGYKKGRDNIQKITKLLLKAGEQKLLCTLEEPMDEHCIQDSKDSIRRAIMEHDKVFRQQVHELHRLYHVQKSLMVECDNHSYQPRTEETHEMVQGSRSNLKSSPSTSGTNQSAHLGNAQHSTPQQVTEDLSLHECKPVNCLSLFSEENSTVKERFHRENHKLAEDESWNASVESDLDLKLSIGPSSHSPKRPHWLFSGSRERNPSGQHR; encoded by the exons ATGAGAATCAGGGATACAG GTATGGCTATTGATTTGCTTCATATTCACAGAATCCTCTCCACCCTGTTGGAGATAAAGGGAATAATCATCGCGGGATATAAAAAAGGTAGAGATAATATCCAGAAAATAACCAAATTATTGCTGAAAGCTGGTGAGCAAAAGCTTTTATGCACCTTGGAAGAGCCAATGGACGAGCACTGCATACAAGACAGCAAGGACTCAATTCGGAGAGCAATCATGGAGCATGATAAGGTCTTCAGACAGCAG GTGCATGAGCTGCATCGTTTGTATCATGTACAAAAATCATTGATGGTTGAATGCGATAACCATAGTTATCAACCGAGAACAGAAGAAACTCATGAAATGGTGCAGGGATCAAGGTCGAATCTCAAGAGTAGTCCTTCTACCTCAGGGACAAATCAATCTGCTCACCTTGGTAATGCCCAACACTCAACTCCCCAGCAAGTAACTGAAGATTTGAGTCTTCATGAATGCAAGCCAGTAAATTGCCTCAGCCTCTTTAGTGAAGAAAACTCAACAGTCAAAGAAAGATTTCACAGGGAGAACCATAAATTAGCTGAAGATGAAAGTTGGAATGCCTCTGTAGAGAGTGATCTTGACCTCAAACTAAGCATTGGCCCCAGTTCACATTCACCAAAAAGACCGCACTGGCTATTCTCAGGAAGCAGGGAAAGAAACCCTTCTGGTCAGCATCGATGA
- the LOC136528793 gene encoding pentatricopeptide repeat-containing protein At5g44230-like, whose amino-acid sequence MVHLALRHDHPPARLPAPQPRPPPSLASLLLAAVASSPSLPHLRHLHGLLVRLHLPPPSTPFLLSRLLRRLAALPLPPTPTPLRYAVAVFSSLSPPDPFLAAALLRFAHLTQPPLETFRVFSGLRRAHGRDLPFAFSPLAKSAAAARWLPAAAGAHAVSLLLGGFDKHRFVENSLIGAYVACGDVGAARKVFDEMVVKDVISWTSIVAAYSRSRDMGSAEEVFALCLVKDMVAWTAMVTGYAQNAMPVKALEAFEQMAGAGMPIDEVSLTSAISACAQLGAVRRAAWVQEIAERSGLGRSVVVGSGLVDMYAKCGLIDEARRVFEGMQEKNVYTYSSMIVGLASHGRANDAIALFKDMVRRADVEPNHVTFIGVLTACSHAGMVKEGRYYFAQMKDRYGILPSADHYACMVDLFGRAGLVIEALDLVKSMTVEPHGGVWGALLGACRIHGNTEVAKVAAEHLFKLEPEGIGNYVLLSNTLASAGEWDEVLKVRKLMRIRGLKKDPAVSWFEGRDGCVHQFFAGDNTHPWMHEIKKTLLELRAKLKLAGYVPILSSVVYNVSEEEKERLLMGHSEKLAMSFGLLTLESRSPIRIVKNLRICDDCHLFIRLVSKVEHIEIIVRDNMRFHHFRDGECSCGGFW is encoded by the coding sequence ATGGTTCACCTCGCCCTGCGCCACGACCACCCGCCCGCGCGGCTCCCCGCTCCACaaccgcgcccgccgccgtcgctggcCTCGCTGCTGCTCGCCGCGGTCGCGTCCTCGCCGTCCCTCCCGCACCTCCGCcacctccacggcctcctcgtcCGCCTCCACCTCCCTCCACCCTCCACCCCGTTCCTCCTCTCCCGCTTGCTCCGCCGCCTCGCCGCGCTCCCGCTCCCACCCACGCCCACGCCGCTCCGCTACGCGGTCGCCGTCTTCTCCTCGCTCTCGCCGCCGGACCCGTTCCTTGCCGCGGCGCTGCTCCGCTTCGCGCACCTCACGCAGCCGCCGCTGGAGACCTTCCGCGTCTTCTCCGGCCTCCGCCGCGCGCACGGCCGCGACCTCCCGTTCGCCTTCTCCCCGCTCGCCAAGTCCGCCGCGGCCGCACGCTGGCTGCCCGCCGCGGCTGGCGCGCACGCGGTGTCGCTCCTTCTCGGAGGCTTCGATAAGCACCGGTTTGTTGAGAACTCGTTGATCGGCGCCTATGTCGCGTGTGGGGACGTTGGTGCCGCGCGTAAGGTGTTCGATGAAATGGTGGTGAAGGATGTCATTTCGTGGACGAGCATTGTGGCGGCGTATTCTAGAAGCCGTGATATGGGTTCGGCTGAGGAGGTGTTTGCGCTCTGCCTGGTTAAGGATATGGTGGCGTGGACGGCGATGGTGACGGGGTATGCGCAGAATGCCATGCCAGTGAAGGCGCTCGAGGCGTTTGAGCAGATGGCGGGGGCCGGGATGCCCATTGATGAAGTTTCACTCACCAGTGCTATCTCAGCCTGTGCTCAGCTCGGTGCGGTGAGGCGAGCCGCCTGGGTTCAGGAAATTGCAGAACGGAGTGGTCTTGGGAGGAGTGTGGTTGTCGGGTCGGGGTTGGTGGACATGTATGCCAAGTGCGGTCTCATTGACGAGGCGCGCAGGGTTTTTGAAGGGATGCAAGAGAAGAACGTGTATACCTATAGCTCAATGATTGTTGGCCTAGCATCGCACGGGAGGGCCAATGATGCAATTGCTTTGTTCAAGGACATGGTTAGGAGGGCAGATGTGGAACCCAACCATGTTACCTTCATTGGAGTATTGACAGCCTGCAGCCATGCGGGGATGGTAAAAGAAGGGCGCTACTACTTTGCGCAGATGAAGGACAGGTATGGGATATTGCCTTCCGCAGACCACTACGCTTGTATGGTTGATTTGTTTGGTCGGGCTGGATTGGTGATTGAAGCCCTTGACCTTGTGAAATCAATGACCGTGGAGCCTCATGGTGGTGTCTGGGGGGCACTTTTAGGGGCTTGCCGAATCCATGGAAATACTGAAGTCGCTAAGGTTGCAGCTGAACATCTTTTTAAGCTTGAGCCAGAGGGCATAGGGAACTACGTGTTGTTATCAAATACACTTGCATCAGCAGGAGAATGGGATGAGGTCTTGAAGGTTAGGAAACTGATGAGAATTCGGGGGCTGAAAAAGGATCCTGCAGTGAGCTGGTTTGAAGGCCGTGATGGTTGTGTGCATCAGTTCTTTGCTGGTGATAATACGCACCCATGGATGCATGAAATAAAGAAAACATTATTGGAGCTACGGGCAAAACTGAAgcttgcaggttatgtaccaatCCTTAGTTCAGTTGTTTATAATGTAAGCGAGGAAGAGAAAGAAAGGTTGTTAATGGGTCATAGTGAGAAGCTCGCTATGTCATTTGGGTTGCTCACACTTGAGTCTAGATCCCCAATTAGGATAGTAAAGAATCTAAGGATATGTGACGACTGCCATTTGTTTATCAGATTGGTGTCAAAAGTTGAGCACATCGAGATTATAGTCAGGGATAATATGAGATTTCATCACTTCAGAGATGGAGAATGCTCATGCGGCGGATTCTGGTGA
- the LOC136528794 gene encoding uncharacterized protein At2g39910-like isoform X1 codes for MPHAAATAAAALPRTALLTISAPLRDSLAAAPYEPPAGSSASVKSLLASLLPSPSPPPPPPQAQAPAGKEAGDLLLFCAAVLAASPEYPALHWVPAGLAGAAAAAVKEMAAAGGWGSVGEMVVAVAPEVVPPLKAVVKDSCVDADSDEIGAVKPPKEHAAVAAHQFRWLVSQVSYPKLRDLCWLVIPCALTTLDHWSPEVKEQGMVSFVHIAKNVKVTELSLYEDAILDACCQNIPVDDQLWYQVIEVSVLLLTCTQRSNPRSPWYDRMLSEMLGHLERQPLNKERRVAWLTLIGPVFNAMGLFLLAHFRRLFSLFFQWMHTDDDKTVLLTLKQIHAIIKLTWIRKSPYTLRLVDELVLLYKESATRSNREVMRGHILEILVLLQNCKGQQFEEAWKKHELDPDLTMLLSTFNELCIKNSSP; via the exons ATGCctcacgccgccgccaccgccgccgcggcgctCCCCCGCACCGCTCTGCTCACTATCTCCGCGCCGCTCCGTGACTCGCTCGCCGCGGCGCCGTACGAGCCCCCCGCGGGCTCATCCGCCTCCGTCAAGTCCCTCCTTGCCTCCCTCCTCCCTTCGCCTtcccctcccccgcccccgccccaggCCCAGGCGCCGGCGGGAAAGGAGGCCGGGGACCTCCTCCTCTTCTGCGCCGCCGTCCTCGCGGCCTCTCCGGAGTACCCCGCCCTGCACTGGGTCCCGGCGGGCCTCGcgggcgcggccgccgccgcggtgaaggagatggcggcggcgggaggTTGGGGCAGCGTCGGGGAGATGGTGGTGGCCGTGGCGCCGGAGGTGGTGCCTCCTCTCAAGGCCGTGGTGAAGGACTCGTGCGTTGACGCTGACAGCGACGAGATTGGCGCTGTGAAGCCGCCCAAGGAGCACGCTGCGGTCGCCGCGCACCAGTTCCGGTGGCTGGTGTCTCAG GTAAGTTACCCTAAGCTTAGGGATTTGTGTTGGTTAGTCATTCCATGTGCCCTGACAACCTTGGATCATTGGTCGCCAGAAGTTAAG GAACAAGGAATGGTTAGTTTTGTACACATAGcgaagaatgtgaaagtgacggAATTAAGTTTGTACGAAGACGCCATACTTGACGCGTGCTGCCAGAACATTCCTGTGGATGATCAGTTATGGTACCAGGTTATTGAGGTATCTGTGCTGTTGCTGACATGCACTCAGCGGAGCAATCCCCGTAGTCCTTG GTATGATCGAATGCTTAGTGAGATGTTGGGCCACCTGGAACGGCAGCCACTAAATAAAGAGCGCCGTGTTGCGTGGCTGACCCTTATCGGGCCAGTTTTCAATGCTATGGGCCTCTTCCTATTGGCACATTTTCGCCGCCTTTTCTCACTCTTTTTCCAATGGATGCACACTGATGATGATAAAACAGTTCTTCTG ACTTTAAAGCAAATCCATGCCATTATCAAGCTTACCTGGATCAGGAAGTCACCTTATACTTTAAG ACTGGTGGACGAGCTTGTTCTATTATATAAAGAATCAGCGACAAGGAGCAACCGTGAAGTCATGCGAGGTCATATCCTGGAGATACTTGTACTGCTTCAGAA CTGCAAGGGACAACAATTTGAGGAAGCATGGAAGAAGCATGAACTAGACCCAGACTTGACGATGCTGCTGTCCACTTTCAATGAACTTTGTATAAAGAATAGTTCACCATGA